In Fluviispira sanaruensis, a genomic segment contains:
- a CDS encoding tetratricopeptide repeat protein: MNRIIVLSLFVILMIPEFIYADENIFIPKIPEKSETVDPKKYLNIEQMEHEKLIFRNIFDLHFKNWKEEFNREIEYEDFKSASNEKMMIEENNRVKEEKFSKVIEFLSQRIQINHNKIIQAEASFKLALYSYFAKKMDANKAIDVLQKGLNKFPVNSENMRLFIRMSLFTADLLLANERYDEAQKYYDAIVLQKVDANVFREELVRSFVGLGDTYYAHFQFKKAGNSYLHAQEIAKAGWLLDEERLAFLLAEIKIRLLWATFRSADYIQSSEYAYQLAREKVRYEKYFKDNILNDIIRVGAISLYERKDLDFYKKISSDLFAGDFAKKMVVKSFYYFSAAGFANQVEKYANAVKDKFYSSRELVGFVKAYLFALKKLNNMNKYFEISYYGTAYISKDSIWKSRFVLSQDEEEVRRDLISELSEDAAKYYYNLGLQNHSRIEFLKSAEIYSARLKENFRLDSKGILLQSYAQSLYQAQEYDLAIQASEESLKYPLEDYLKKVSWFQLINISHAKSGNSIDTKSKEYLLYEKFVDGFVAYFPLDPESRFALFESAKRAEFLGDLSNAKDRYERILSSPPLESQEQSNNEKNKVSLALALLLKKMGVENKDVMDSAGNLENYIKDYTVTKMAEDVVRMTNQAIAIEYAKQLKKDGKIRDAAKFLEMWSRNYVQNPEMSLVLLQSISEFAQLQDWEHILNITLNFQNIISDPNKLSALMFWQAKAQDMLLQFKAAALTYEKVFDSVKNTKKYDYILMKSSLERSAELFSFLNKIDDQARVSSKLYTVIMKSEKDQLKIAQFEIDLAELLFLNLQYAQSKNVLNVAMSRKKLSRKMNNKITIGLLKANLFINKNSWKYENDILRFIEINSGLKDKNKDEIDPYLLTSLLVEVNRFDEENFNNEVLIFKNDFSINRLRNIENIKNSIGSRLNVISKSKSLIKEAIITEILYAKLLTQTADLYTQLYYNKKAVDAYLLKANQFNLSARQHFYHALMSDQLSSGQKLLISMELSKFGKRDFSIPPEINIEDFTSDSALYNSISENLNSNNFLVKDEEKK; this comes from the coding sequence AAGTGCAAGCAATGAAAAAATGATGATAGAAGAAAATAATAGAGTCAAGGAAGAAAAATTTAGCAAAGTTATAGAGTTTTTATCTCAGAGAATTCAAATTAATCATAATAAAATTATTCAAGCAGAAGCATCTTTTAAATTGGCTCTGTATTCCTATTTCGCAAAAAAAATGGATGCTAATAAAGCTATAGATGTTTTGCAAAAAGGACTTAATAAATTTCCTGTTAATTCTGAAAATATGCGATTATTTATTAGAATGAGTCTGTTCACCGCGGATCTTTTATTAGCAAATGAAAGATATGATGAAGCACAAAAATACTATGATGCAATAGTTTTACAAAAAGTGGATGCAAATGTCTTTCGTGAAGAATTGGTTAGAAGTTTTGTGGGTTTGGGTGATACTTACTATGCTCACTTTCAATTCAAGAAGGCTGGAAATTCATACCTGCATGCACAAGAGATTGCTAAAGCGGGTTGGTTGCTTGATGAAGAAAGACTAGCATTTTTACTTGCCGAGATCAAGATACGTCTTCTTTGGGCAACTTTTAGAAGTGCCGATTATATTCAATCATCTGAGTATGCATATCAGTTAGCCAGAGAGAAAGTTCGCTACGAAAAATACTTTAAAGATAATATCTTAAATGATATTATTCGTGTGGGCGCAATTTCATTATATGAAAGAAAAGATTTAGATTTTTATAAGAAAATCTCTTCAGATCTATTTGCAGGAGATTTTGCCAAAAAAATGGTGGTAAAATCTTTTTATTATTTTTCAGCAGCAGGTTTTGCAAATCAAGTTGAAAAATATGCGAATGCTGTTAAAGACAAATTTTATTCTTCTAGGGAATTGGTTGGCTTTGTCAAAGCTTATTTATTTGCTCTAAAAAAATTAAATAATATGAATAAATATTTTGAAATTTCATATTATGGTACAGCTTATATATCTAAGGATTCAATATGGAAATCTAGGTTTGTTCTATCGCAGGATGAAGAAGAAGTTCGTCGAGATTTAATATCAGAACTTTCTGAGGATGCAGCTAAATATTATTATAATTTAGGTTTACAAAATCACTCTAGAATTGAATTTTTAAAGAGTGCTGAAATTTATAGTGCACGCTTAAAAGAAAACTTTAGATTAGACTCAAAAGGAATTCTGTTACAGTCTTATGCTCAGTCTCTTTATCAAGCCCAAGAGTATGATTTAGCAATACAAGCAAGTGAGGAAAGTTTAAAATATCCATTAGAGGATTATTTAAAAAAAGTGAGCTGGTTTCAGCTTATAAATATATCACATGCAAAAAGTGGAAATAGTATAGATACAAAGAGTAAAGAGTATTTGCTGTATGAGAAGTTTGTGGATGGTTTTGTAGCTTATTTTCCTTTGGATCCAGAGAGTAGATTTGCATTGTTTGAAAGTGCTAAACGAGCAGAGTTTTTGGGGGACCTGTCGAATGCAAAAGATAGATATGAAAGAATATTATCGAGTCCTCCTTTAGAAAGTCAAGAACAATCAAACAATGAAAAAAATAAGGTATCATTAGCACTGGCATTATTATTAAAAAAAATGGGAGTCGAAAATAAAGATGTAATGGATTCAGCTGGGAATTTAGAAAATTATATTAAAGACTATACAGTGACGAAAATGGCTGAAGATGTGGTGCGAATGACAAACCAAGCGATAGCAATAGAATATGCAAAGCAATTGAAAAAAGACGGGAAAATTCGGGATGCTGCAAAATTTTTAGAAATGTGGTCAAGAAATTATGTACAAAATCCCGAGATGTCTTTAGTTCTCTTGCAATCGATTTCTGAATTTGCTCAACTGCAAGATTGGGAACATATTTTAAATATAACATTAAATTTTCAAAATATAATATCAGATCCAAACAAATTGTCTGCTTTGATGTTTTGGCAAGCTAAGGCTCAAGATATGTTATTACAATTTAAGGCGGCAGCATTAACATATGAAAAAGTATTTGATTCAGTTAAAAATACTAAAAAATATGATTATATTTTAATGAAGTCGAGTTTAGAAAGATCTGCAGAGCTATTTTCATTTCTTAATAAAATTGATGATCAAGCAAGAGTTTCAAGTAAACTATATACAGTTATCATGAAGTCTGAGAAAGATCAGTTGAAAATTGCTCAATTTGAAATTGATTTAGCTGAATTACTATTTTTGAATTTGCAATACGCTCAATCTAAAAATGTCTTAAATGTTGCGATGAGTAGAAAAAAATTGAGCAGAAAAATGAATAATAAAATTACGATTGGTTTATTAAAAGCAAACTTATTTATAAATAAAAATTCATGGAAATATGAAAATGATATTTTGAGATTTATTGAAATAAATTCTGGTTTAAAAGATAAAAATAAAGATGAAATTGATCCTTATCTTTTAACTTCATTATTAGTTGAAGTTAATCGTTTTGATGAAGAAAATTTTAATAATGAGGTTCTTATTTTTAAGAATGATTTTTCTATAAATAGATTGAGAAATATTGAAAATATAAAGAACAGTATTGGAAGTAGATTAAATGTTATAAGTAAATCAAAAAGTCTTATAAAAGAGGCAATTATTACTGAAATATTGTATGCGAAATTGTTAACCCAAACAGCTGATTTGTATACTCAATTATATTATAATAAAAAAGCAGTAGATGCTTATTTACTAAAGGCAAATCAATTTAATCTGTCAGCTAGGCAGCATTTTTATCATGCTCTAATGAGCGATCAATTGAGTTCAGGACAAAAACTATTAATTTCAATGGAGCTCTCAAAATTTGGTAAACGAGATTTTTCAATTCCTCCTGAGATAAATATAGAAGACTTTACTTCAGATTCAGCGCTCTATAATTCTATATCAGAGAACTTAAATTCAAATAATTTTTTAGTTAAGGATGAAGAGAAAAAATGA
- a CDS encoding tetratricopeptide repeat protein — MIKSFKFYMILLFILIFTLSCVSKTEDAGSFQFGSSILNLPYQESLLVYPDSTQPEQRMIFAEKFISPDITKYLNSKEIENQKNKIQIDDFSQNYFKTPTIIEVIAFAFQDLKRGDSQKSVEKINNVLNILEKNRSKTLSEDLALSPYREAYLILALSHLHDGNNSDAVVILEKLILASAVWAQPYIVLSDYYLEQGAYELAKLVALKGIDFAEPTHPGLYVSLARAYRGKKNLIQARQALNRGRTLFPSNNELISWLGVIEFDEKNFLKGCQLLQQAFESENSNSSLAHNYAVCLLQSNQLDQANKIMQIAIASNPSNSKLYYTNGIIEEARKHFFAAQKSWQTYLSLANHDDANYKLIKFKLSQMSYLERSKEEEQELPNSP; from the coding sequence ATGATTAAGTCGTTTAAATTTTATATGATTTTATTATTCATTCTAATATTTACATTATCCTGTGTAAGCAAAACAGAGGATGCAGGATCCTTCCAATTTGGTTCATCTATCCTTAATTTACCATATCAAGAATCTCTATTGGTTTATCCAGATTCGACACAACCTGAACAAAGAATGATTTTTGCGGAAAAATTTATTTCACCAGATATAACAAAATATTTGAACTCAAAAGAAATTGAAAATCAAAAGAATAAAATTCAAATAGATGACTTTTCTCAAAATTATTTTAAAACCCCTACTATTATTGAGGTTATAGCTTTTGCTTTTCAAGATTTAAAGCGGGGTGATTCGCAAAAATCTGTAGAAAAAATAAATAATGTTTTAAATATTTTGGAAAAAAACAGATCGAAAACACTCTCTGAAGATTTAGCATTGAGCCCATATAGAGAAGCATATTTAATTCTTGCTCTGTCGCATCTCCACGATGGTAATAATTCTGATGCAGTGGTAATTTTAGAAAAATTAATTTTAGCATCTGCAGTTTGGGCTCAGCCATATATTGTACTCAGTGACTATTATCTTGAACAAGGGGCGTATGAGCTAGCAAAATTAGTCGCTTTAAAAGGAATTGATTTTGCAGAGCCCACTCATCCAGGTCTTTATGTTTCGTTAGCACGAGCATATCGTGGGAAAAAAAATTTAATCCAAGCACGTCAAGCTTTAAATAGAGGGCGGACTCTATTCCCTAGCAATAATGAATTGATTTCATGGTTGGGGGTTATAGAGTTTGATGAAAAAAATTTTTTAAAAGGCTGTCAATTGTTACAGCAAGCATTTGAATCAGAAAATAGCAACTCTTCACTCGCGCATAATTATGCAGTCTGTTTGTTACAGTCGAATCAACTTGATCAAGCAAATAAAATTATGCAAATTGCCATTGCATCAAATCCATCAAATTCTAAATTATATTATACGAATGGAATTATTGAAGAAGCACGAAAACATTTTTTTGCTGCACAAAAGTCTTGGCAAACTTATTTGAGCTTGGCAAATCATGATGATGCAAATTATAAACTGATTAAATTTAAACTTTCACAGATGAGTTATCTAGAGAGAAGCAAGGAAGAAGAGCAAGAATTACCTAATTCGCCTTAG
- a CDS encoding RNA recognition motif domain-containing protein, with translation MAKKLYVGNLPFSCTDADLSQAFTQFGNVASARVVTDRETGRSKGFGFVEMDLDGDALNAVQSLNGKPFMGRPLTVNEARPREEGKREGGYNRRGYDART, from the coding sequence ATGGCTAAGAAGTTATATGTAGGAAACCTTCCTTTTAGTTGCACCGATGCAGATCTTTCTCAGGCTTTTACTCAGTTTGGGAATGTTGCAAGTGCACGTGTAGTTACCGATCGTGAAACAGGTCGGAGTAAAGGATTTGGTTTCGTAGAAATGGATCTGGATGGTGATGCACTCAATGCAGTTCAGAGTTTAAATGGGAAACCTTTTATGGGTCGTCCACTCACTGTCAATGAGGCTCGTCCTCGTGAAGAAGGAAAACGTGAAGGCGGATACAATCGTAGAGGCTATGACGCACGCACCTAA